A genomic region of Nitrospirae bacterium CG2_30_53_67 contains the following coding sequences:
- a CDS encoding pyrroline-5-carboxylate reductase, with translation MKRPKIGLIGAGNMGGALLQGWISSSTARPQDILVSDADVEKARHVVRRFKVKAARHNQDLSARSDVILLAVKPQIIDQVLKEIAETIAPRTLLISIAAGVSLFRIEKGIGKKVRAARVMPNTPALIQEGISALSFNSHVTSQDKKLAVRLLNAVGETVVVDEKIMDAVTGLSGSGPAYVFVLIEALSDAGVRQGIPRDVATRLAVQTVRGASGMALKSGRHTGELKDMVTSPGGTTIAGLHALEKGKFRAALYNAVEAATQRSKELGKGE, from the coding sequence ATGAAACGACCGAAGATCGGACTGATCGGAGCAGGGAACATGGGCGGCGCACTGCTGCAGGGATGGATCTCATCCTCAACGGCGCGGCCTCAGGACATTCTGGTCAGCGATGCCGATGTTGAAAAGGCTCGTCACGTCGTACGAAGGTTCAAGGTCAAGGCGGCCCGTCATAATCAGGATCTCTCGGCAAGGTCTGATGTGATCCTCCTCGCGGTCAAGCCCCAGATCATAGACCAGGTTTTGAAGGAGATTGCTGAAACAATCGCCCCCCGGACACTTCTGATCTCGATTGCGGCCGGAGTCTCATTGTTTAGGATCGAAAAGGGGATCGGGAAGAAGGTCCGGGCGGCCCGGGTCATGCCCAATACCCCCGCTCTGATCCAGGAAGGGATCTCCGCCCTCAGTTTCAACAGTCATGTGACCTCTCAGGACAAGAAGCTCGCGGTCCGTCTCCTCAATGCCGTGGGGGAGACGGTCGTGGTGGACGAGAAGATCATGGATGCGGTCACGGGACTTTCCGGGTCGGGTCCGGCCTACGTTTTTGTGCTGATCGAGGCCCTCTCCGATGCCGGAGTCCGGCAGGGGATCCCCAGGGATGTGGCCACGCGTCTCGCGGTGCAGACCGTGCGGGGCGCATCCGGCATGGCTTTGAAAAGCGGGCGCCATACCGGGGAACTCAAGGACATGGTGACATCCCCGGGAGGGACTACCATCGCCGGGCTCCATGCGCTGGAGAAGGGGAAGTTCAGGGCCGCCCTGTACAATGCCGTGGAGGCGGCCACACAACGATCAAAGGAACTCGGGAAGGGGGAATAG
- a CDS encoding YggU family protein, translated as MFEFISKKDERGVTLKVRVQPGASRDEIVGVVEGALRIRLTSPPVEGAANKRCIRFLSKKLRIAQSRISILRGERSREKILRVQGLTSGEVRDRLSI; from the coding sequence ATGTTCGAATTCATTTCCAAAAAAGATGAGCGGGGAGTCACCTTGAAAGTCCGGGTCCAGCCCGGCGCATCACGCGACGAAATCGTCGGTGTGGTGGAGGGCGCCCTGCGGATCCGGCTCACATCCCCGCCCGTCGAGGGTGCGGCCAACAAGCGTTGTATCCGGTTCCTCTCCAAAAAACTCCGGATTGCTCAGTCCAGAATCTCCATCCTACGCGGAGAGCGAAGCCGAGAAAAAATCCTCCGTGTGCAAGGCCTCACATCCGGGGAGGTCAGGGACAGGCTTTCTATATAA